One genomic region from Zalophus californianus isolate mZalCal1 chromosome 2, mZalCal1.pri.v2, whole genome shotgun sequence encodes:
- the LOC118356763 gene encoding ferritin heavy chain-like — protein MTTASPSQVRQNYHQDSEAAINRQINLELYASYVYLSMSYYFDRDDVALKNFAKYFLHQSHEEREHAEKLMKLQNQRGGRIFLQDIKKPDRDDWENGLNAMECAVHLEKSVNQSLLELHKLATDKSDPHLCDFIETHYLNEQVKSIKELGDHVTNLRKMGAPESGMAEYLFDKHTLGNSDSES, from the coding sequence ATGACGACCGCGTCCCCCTCGCAGGTGCGCCAGAACTACCACCAGGACTCTGAGGCCGCCATCAACCGCCAGATCAACCTGGAGCTCTACGCCTCCTACGTCTACCTGTCCATGTCTTACTACTTTGACCGCGATGATGTGGCTTTGAAGAactttgccaaatattttcttcaccaatCTCATGAGGAGAGGGAACATGCTGAGAAACTGATGAAGCTGCAGAACCAACGAGGTGGCCGAATCTTCCTTCAGGATATCAAGAAACCAGACCGTGATGATTGGGAGAACGGGCTGAATGCAATGGAGTGTGCAGTACATTTGGAAAAGAGCGTGAATCAGTCACTACTGGAACTGCACAAACTGGCCACTGATAAAAGTGACCCCCATTTGTGTGACTTCATTGAGACTCATTACCTGAATGAGCAGGTGAAATCCATCAAAGAATTGGGTGACCACGTAACCAATCTGCGCAAGATGGGGGCTCCCGAATCTGGCATGGCAGAGTATCTCTTTGACAAGCACACCTTGGGAAACAGTGATAGTGAAAGCTAA